One Amycolatopsis sp. NBC_00355 genomic window carries:
- a CDS encoding PH-like domain-containing protein, protein MERLWLVLAIVAFFLLCLWGMYLGWRRKARSQSVRVPPFERIPGDPGEVLLESTGVYIATTIAGEWQNRVVTRGAGLRSGAVWRLYESGVAVERGGAPDFWIPRDAVTGVRQDSKIAGKVMGTDALLVLTWRAGETELDTGFRGDELDDYPHWIEQLKIKGGAQ, encoded by the coding sequence ATGGAACGCCTGTGGCTGGTGCTGGCGATCGTCGCCTTCTTCCTGCTCTGCCTGTGGGGCATGTACCTCGGCTGGCGCCGCAAGGCGCGCTCGCAGAGCGTGCGGGTGCCGCCGTTCGAGCGGATCCCCGGTGACCCGGGCGAGGTCCTGCTCGAGTCCACCGGCGTCTACATCGCGACGACGATCGCGGGGGAGTGGCAGAACCGGGTCGTCACCCGCGGCGCCGGCCTGCGCTCCGGCGCGGTCTGGCGCCTGTACGAAAGCGGCGTCGCGGTCGAACGCGGCGGCGCCCCCGATTTCTGGATCCCGCGCGACGCCGTCACCGGGGTCCGGCAGGACTCGAAGATCGCCGGGAAGGTGATGGGCACCGACGCCCTGCTGGTGCTCACCTGGCGCGCCGGCGAGACCGAGCTCGACACCGGCTTCCGCGGCGACGAGCTCGACGACTATCCACACTGGATCGAACAGCTGAAGATCAAGGGAGGTGCCCAGTGA
- a CDS encoding AAA family ATPase, which yields MTLTTGIERLRIRNYRVLRDIELDGLTPVTALLGPNGSGKSTVFDALDFLADSLRGGLRTVWEERGGAADIVTHGAAGPVEIELTCRIEDAVGRYRLVIEHDDDVPVVAEEKLTWQPEGAEAPYDLLHFRRGAGGVARASAWELIELSGSDLLGVGVVSQLARDAEIRRFHRFMTGIDLSDLSLDSMRKGAKDDKTSRLKPDGQNLGAVVRHLRDGSPREWEGIQASLRRYVPGFDDIAPLRQGDGAWTVLLREQGSDELIAPENISDGTLQLLGYLVALQSDASVLLVEEPEKQVHPRLHYRLAEDMRGMEAAGQVMVATHAPEFVDALRPDEVWMLFRDESGFARARRAADIPQLMAMVDSGGLLGSLWTEGFFGLGDPLDRPGRPR from the coding sequence GTGACGCTGACGACCGGCATCGAGCGGCTCCGGATCCGGAACTACCGGGTGCTCCGGGACATCGAGCTGGACGGCCTGACGCCGGTGACGGCGCTGCTGGGGCCGAACGGCAGCGGCAAGTCCACGGTCTTCGACGCGCTGGACTTTCTCGCCGACTCACTTCGCGGTGGGCTCCGCACAGTGTGGGAGGAGCGCGGGGGTGCGGCCGACATCGTCACTCATGGCGCGGCCGGTCCCGTCGAGATCGAACTGACCTGCCGCATCGAGGACGCGGTGGGCAGGTACCGGCTCGTCATCGAGCACGACGATGACGTGCCGGTGGTGGCCGAAGAGAAGCTGACTTGGCAGCCAGAGGGTGCCGAGGCTCCTTACGACCTCCTGCACTTCCGGCGCGGAGCGGGCGGAGTCGCCCGTGCCAGCGCGTGGGAACTAATTGAGCTGTCCGGCTCCGACCTACTCGGCGTGGGTGTGGTCAGCCAGCTCGCCAGAGACGCTGAAATCCGTAGGTTCCACCGATTCATGACCGGAATTGACCTCTCGGATCTGAGTCTCGACTCGATGCGCAAAGGCGCGAAAGACGACAAAACATCCAGGCTGAAGCCGGATGGCCAGAACCTCGGCGCCGTCGTCCGGCACCTCCGCGACGGGTCCCCCCGCGAGTGGGAGGGCATCCAGGCTTCGCTGCGGAGGTATGTGCCGGGCTTCGATGACATCGCGCCCCTGCGGCAGGGCGACGGAGCTTGGACCGTCCTCCTGCGCGAGCAGGGTTCGGACGAGCTCATCGCCCCGGAGAACATCTCCGACGGAACGCTGCAACTGCTCGGCTATCTGGTCGCGCTCCAGAGCGATGCCTCAGTGCTGCTGGTCGAGGAGCCGGAGAAGCAGGTTCATCCGAGACTGCACTATCGGCTCGCCGAGGATATGCGAGGTATGGAAGCCGCCGGCCAGGTCATGGTTGCCACTCACGCTCCTGAGTTCGTCGACGCTCTGCGGCCCGATGAGGTCTGGATGCTTTTCCGTGACGAATCCGGCTTCGCCCGGGCCCGGCGAGCGGCGGACATCCCTCAGCTGATGGCCATGGTCGACAGCGGGGGCCTGCTGGGGAGTCTCTGGACCGAGGGGTTCTTCGGCCTCGGTGATCCCCTCGACCGGCCCGGGCGGCCCCGGTGA
- the carA gene encoding glutamine-hydrolyzing carbamoyl-phosphate synthase small subunit — MNARAQAALVLEDGRVFRGAAYGARGRSLGEAVFCTGMTGYQETLTDPSYHGQIVVQTAPQIGNTGWNDEDDESSRIWVNGYVVRDPARTPSNWRSKRTLDDELVNQGIVGIAEVDTRSLTRHLRELGAMRAGVFSGDALGTVEEMVAEVLASPQMAGADLAGQVSTPKPYVVSPAGEARFRVVALDLGIKSNTPRQMVKRGIEVHVLPSSASLEEVLAIEPDGVFLSNGPGDPATTVHATELTKQVLGREIPLFGICFGNQVLGRALGLSTYKMRYGHRGINIPVIDVVTKRVAITAQNHGFALEGEPGQRFESPFGAAQVSHYCANDGAVEGLRAFDVPAFSVQYHPEAAAGPHDAAPLFDDFVSLMEKRS, encoded by the coding sequence GTGAACGCGCGCGCTCAAGCCGCACTGGTGCTCGAAGACGGCCGGGTGTTCCGCGGCGCGGCGTACGGCGCGCGGGGGCGGAGCCTCGGCGAGGCGGTCTTCTGCACCGGCATGACCGGCTACCAGGAGACGCTGACCGACCCGTCCTACCACGGGCAGATCGTGGTGCAGACCGCGCCGCAGATCGGCAACACCGGCTGGAACGACGAGGACGACGAGTCGTCGAGGATCTGGGTCAACGGCTACGTGGTGCGCGACCCCGCGCGCACGCCGTCCAACTGGCGCTCGAAGCGCACCCTGGACGACGAGCTGGTGAACCAGGGGATCGTCGGCATCGCCGAGGTCGACACCCGCTCGCTGACGCGGCACCTGCGTGAGCTCGGCGCGATGCGCGCCGGCGTCTTCTCCGGTGACGCGCTGGGCACGGTCGAGGAGATGGTCGCCGAGGTCCTCGCGAGCCCGCAGATGGCGGGCGCCGACCTGGCCGGCCAGGTCTCGACGCCGAAGCCGTACGTCGTCTCGCCTGCCGGTGAGGCGCGCTTCCGCGTGGTCGCGCTGGACCTGGGCATCAAGTCCAACACGCCGCGGCAGATGGTCAAGCGGGGCATCGAGGTGCACGTGCTGCCCTCTTCCGCATCGCTGGAGGAGGTCCTGGCGATCGAGCCGGACGGTGTGTTCCTCTCCAACGGCCCGGGCGACCCGGCCACCACGGTGCACGCCACCGAGCTGACCAAGCAGGTCCTCGGCCGCGAGATCCCGCTGTTCGGCATCTGCTTCGGCAACCAGGTCCTGGGCCGCGCGCTCGGCCTGAGCACGTACAAGATGCGCTACGGCCACCGCGGCATCAACATCCCGGTGATCGACGTCGTGACCAAGCGCGTCGCGATCACCGCGCAGAACCACGGCTTCGCCCTCGAAGGCGAGCCGGGCCAGCGCTTCGAGTCGCCCTTCGGCGCGGCTCAGGTCAGCCACTACTGCGCGAACGACGGCGCGGTCGAAGGCCTGCGGGCGTTCGACGTGCCGGCGTTTTCGGTGCAGTACCACCCCGAGGCGGCGGCCGGCCCGCACGACGCCGCGCCCCTGTTCGACGATTTCGTTTCGCTCATGGAGAAGCGGTCGTGA